A single region of the Anticarsia gemmatalis isolate Benzon Research Colony breed Stoneville strain chromosome 11, ilAntGemm2 primary, whole genome shotgun sequence genome encodes:
- the LOC142976656 gene encoding uncharacterized protein LOC142976656, whose protein sequence is MQNIIIVSAILACAAAAPGYLYAAEPAVYHTVPLTSKSTYTQSSQVVDHGSTFVHTPVVHAPVVHAPVVHTAVVPVAQSKTTITKADQVVNHGGSAVLHPVHAYDVMPVHGLYHVPSKSTITKSNQVVNHGGTAVVHAVPVVHAPVVHAPVVHAPVVYHSSPLVTVKTGDSAITHHSSTVHETVPVVKSYVAVH, encoded by the exons ATGCAGAATATT ATCATCGTCAGCGCCATCCTGGCTTGCGCAGCTGCCGCCCCTGGCTACCTCTACGCAGCCGAACCTGCTGTCTACCACACAGTACCTCTGACCTCCAAGTCCACCTACACCCAGAGCAGCCAAGTGGTAGACCATGGCAGCACATTTGTCCATACACCAGTAGTCCACGCTCCAGTAGTCCACGCTCCGGTAGTCCATACAGCTGTCGTGCCAGTAGCCCAATCAAAGACCACCATCACGAAAGCCGATCAAGTTGTTAACCACGGAGGTTCCGCTGTCCTCCACCCAGTTCATGCTTATGACGTCATGCCAGTTCATGGACTGTACCATGTGCCTTCCAAGAGTACCATCACCAAGAGCAACCAGGTCGTGAATCATGGTGGAACTGCTGTTGTTCATGCTGTACCTGTGGTTCATGCCCCTGTGGTCCATGCCCCTGTGGTCCACGCCCCTGTGGTGTACCACTCCTCACCCCTGGTGACTGTGAAGACTGGAGATTCTGCCATCACTCATCACAGTTCCACTGTCCATGAAACTGTACCTGTAGTGAAGTCTTACGTTGCTGTTCACTGA